The DNA window GGGCCATCCGGCGATATCATCTCCACCACCGGGCTCCCCTTTCCGAAGTTCAGGATTACAAATGACAGGCCGACGCCCACCAGGAGCGCCGTGCCTGCGCATTCGGCAAGGAGGACCTGCCACGGAAGACGGGGCCGCGGCCCGCCGGGCTTCATGCCTTGCACCTTCCACCCCCGGCAAACCGTTCCACGGCGTGCATGATAAGAACCTAGCATGAAACCCCGCCCCGGGGAAGAAGGTCGTCGAAGGACTGCTACGGCTGCGTGACCGTGACCACCGCTTCCACCGAGTCGCCGTTGCCCGTGTCGGAAACGGTGAGGGTCACATTGGTTCGAGTCATGACGTCATCGGGGTCCACGGTGAAGGAAGAGGTATCCGGGGGAAGAGGGCCGGGGCTCTGGATGATGCCGATGTTGTCGGATACTACGCTGTAGGAGCCCATTCCCCCCGCGACATAAAACGTGATATCGTCGGAGAGGTCGTCGTCTCCTAATGTACCGTTGTCAATGCCGGTTACTTTAATCTCCCGAGGAGAGAGGCTCAGGGGGCAGCGGACCATGCCGAAGGGCGTGGCGGCCCGGGTGCTGAAGGCGGTGCCGAACCTGTCCTTGCCGAAAAACGTATAGACGACGGTGTAGTCAAAAAATTCGGAGGACGGATCGAACGGCCCGCTTGCAAGCGCCGCGTCGAAGGCCGCCTTCCGTCCGCGGTCCACGAAGACGACCGGAAGGTCGCTTACCGGAAGGACGCTCGTCTCGCCGAATGTCCCTCCCGCAATGGGCGGGGCCCCCTCGGCCGCGGGCCGGAACTCCAGGGTGTAACCCTCCAGGGCGAGGGTGTTTTCGGGAAGCTCTTCGTCTATCACCCGGGCGGTTATGTTGGCGATGGCGCCCACGTCCGTAAGCGTGCAGACGTTGATGACCAGGGCCTCCGGCCGCACGCTGGCGTGCACCTCGGTGTTGGTCTCGCTTGCGGGGCCGCAGCCCGCAAGCCCGGCCCCGAGGGCCGCGGCCAGAAGCACCACGGCCGGGACAAAACGTCCGGGACGAAACATAAGGGCCTCCTTTTCCGGAGACCCATTATAGCACAGGGGTTATGAAAGGGAGGCTGCCGCCTCGGGCGCAAAAGGGAGGGCGTCCTGCCGCGCGGACTACCCATCCCCCACTATTTTCGGCGTGATGAAGATAAGCAGCTCCCGGGGGTTGACGTTGGTCCGCTTGACCTTGAAGAGCCAGCCCAAGAGGGGAATCCTCCCCAGGATGGGGACCTGGTCTATCTGCTCTTCCTCGGTGCTGGTGTAGATGCCGCCCAGCACGAGGGTCTCGCCGTCTTTCACCAGGGCCTGCGTCTTGATCTCCTGCTTGTTGATGCCCGTCTGGTCGGCCACCTGCTGGGGCCTGTCGTTCTTGGCCATCACCTGGAGCTTGAGGATGCCGTTGGGCTGGATTTCGGGGGTGACCTCCAGGCTGAGCGTGGCCTCCTGAAACTCGGTCTTCGTCCCCTCCGAGCTCACCGTGGAGAAGGGAATCTGCACGCCCTGCTTGATGGAGGCCGGCTGCTTATCTATGGTGAGGACCTTGGGGTTGGCCAGGTTCCTCACCTTGCTCACGGTCTCCAGGGCCTCCAGCGAAAGGTTCACCGACACGGTGTCCGTATAGCCGACGCTTATGATGCTGCCCGGGGCAACTGCGGCGGGGCCCGCTGCTCTGACGGGGGTGTTCACGGAGAAATCCACCTGTGTGGGGTTGCTGGTGAAGCCCAGGGCCGACTCGTCGAAGGAGCCGCCCCAGCGGATGCCCAGCTGCCGCGTGGTATTGGTGCTGACCTCCACGATCTTGGCCTCGATCATCACCTGAAGGACGCCGTGCTCCGGCGTATCCCAGAAGGGGACCTCGCGCTCCAGGATATCCTTTATGTTCTCCTCCGTGTCGTTGACGATGAGTGTGTTGGTCCGCTCGTCTATCCGCACGGTTCCCCGGGGGCTCAGGGCCTTGGACTCCTGCAGGCGCTTCTCCAGGTCGTTGGCGTCTATGTGCTTGAGGTGGATGGCATGCTGGACCAGCCTGGCGGCCTTGACGCGGGCGCCCTTGAGCCGGGCCTCCTCTTCCTTCTGCTTCGTGAAGACCTCGTTGGGAGCGATTTTCAGGATGTTGTCCTCAAAGGACTTCCCAAGATTCGATATCTCCAGGACGATGTCCAGGGCTTGGTCCCAGGGCACGTTCAGGAGCTTCAGGGTTATCTTGCCCTTCACGCTGGGATGGATGACGACGTTAACGCCCGCCACATCGCCGATGAACCTGAAGATGGGGACGATGTCGGCATCCTGGAAATCCAGGGAAATGAGCTTGCCCGTGTACTCCCGGTGCAGCGGCTTGGGCGCCTCCTTCTCCTGCTCGGGCGGAGGCGCGGCGAGCTCCTCGGCCTCCGTGATTTCGGCCTCCGGCAGCTGGACCTTCAGGGGGATGGCCAGTACCACGGCCCCGTCGCCTCCCTTGGCCGCGAACTCCGTCCCTTCCTCCACCTCCACGACGATGCGCGTCTTGCCGTCGTACGCCCCGGTGCGGATGGCCGTGACGGGCTTGAGCACCTTATCGGGAATGGACGCCTCCATGGCGACATCCGGGATGTCCACGATTATCCGGTCGTCCAGGGTGAATATCTGTGACTCCAGCCTTCCGTTGCCCTTGATGATGAGCTTCAGCGTCTTCTCCGAAACCCTGAAGGAGATGTCCGTTATGGCCGTGGCCGGGTCCTCCGGGGTCTCGCCGGAGGACGAGGCGCCCATCATCTGCTCGGGACCGGGTTCAGTGCCGGCCACCGCCAGAACAAGGGCGTTGCCCTCCTTCCGGGGCAGAAGCTCGGCGGGCTCGGTGAGGAGCACCTCCATCCTCAGATGCCGGGACGGCTCCTGGACCTCGGAGAGCCGGACCTCCGAGATGCCCTTCTTTTCGGACTGCGTCTCCGCGGGCGCCTTGCCCATCTGCACACCGGGCATGTCCACCACGACGGTGAAGGGGTCGTCGGGCTTATAGACGGTGTACGATGAGGGGAAGTCGCCGTCCATGGTCAGCTCGACGGCGTTGTCGCGCACCTCGACGCCGGTTGCGTGGACGGCCTGCAGCCCCTTCGACCCGGCTCCCGGACCCCCGGTGGTGGCGCACCCCGAGAGGATGAGGACTGGGAATATGAGAAAAAGGAAAACGGCTCTCCTGATCATTGTACCTCCTCTGAGCGGAGTCTCAGTACCGTGTCGAGCGGCTTCACCACTCCTTTATAGTCGGCAACCATCTCTCTGACGACAATTTTCTCCAGGGTAATCCGCTGAACGGTGCCTCCGTGTATTCCCATGGACATGCCCTCCGTCACCGTATAGGACTTCCCGTCGGGAAGCGTCACCAGGGCATAGTGTCTCCGAGGGTCCTTGATGATGGCCCGGACCTTCATCTGGCTCAGGTCATACTCCTCCAAGGGGAAAAGGCCCTTGGACGCTTCCTTCTCGCGCTTGAGCTTGGCGGCCTGGACGATGGAGACAAAGGGATCCCTCTTGTTGGCCGACTTGTAACGGTAGGCGTCTTTGCGGATCTCGAAGGAGTCGCTCTGCGCTCCCGCGCCGGTCCCCAGCGCCTGCGCGCTCAGGGCCATGAGGAGAGCCAGGACGGCCATTGCCCGAAGCTTTCTCATTTGGCCAGACCTCCTTCGCTGACGGCCGTGAAGGTCACGGCGGAGAAACCGATGCTGAGCTCCGCTTCCTTCCCCGCGAGCCTCGGGGACCCGAGCTGGATGTTGGATATGTTGACGATGCGGTTCAGGCGCGTCAGCCTCGCGAAGAAGGTGCCCAGCTTGTGATAGCTGCCCTTCATGGAGACCTTGACCGGTATCTCATAAACGACGCCGCTTGCGTGCTTCCGCCTCTGGGCCGGCCGCCACTGCAGTATCTGAAGCCCCGATTCCAGGCCCAGGTCCGAGACCTGCCTCAGAAGGGAGGATATCTCCTTCTCCTCCGGCAGCTGCTCCTCCAGTTCCCTGAGCTTCGCCTTGAGCTCGGCGTTCTTGGCCTTCAGCTCATCGAGCTGCGCGGCCATGGACTGCTTCTTGGCTATGTCCTTCTCCTGCGCGGATATCTGCTGCTTGAGGGCCCCTATCTGCTTGTGCTTGGGAAGGATGCTCAGGAAGATGAAAGGCACCAGCACAACGAGCACGGCGGCCACCTCCAGGGCGATGCGCGCCGCCTTGGGGAGCTTCTGAAGCCTTGCCGTATCCACGTTAAGCGCCATTGGTCTCCTTGACGATGCCGAAGGTCATCTTGAACTTGTAGGCCGCAACGCCCGACAGCGTCGCCTTGACGGACTCAAGCAGGGTGACGTTGGTGAAAAGGGCCGAATCCTTCATGCTCTGCACGTAGTTGACGATGTCGGCGTTGGAGAAGCCCACGCCGCTTATGTTGACCTTGTTGCCGCTGATGCTGGCCGCGGTCAGCCAGACGCCGTTGGAGAGGCGCTGGGCCATCTCGTCAAGGACCCGGGCCGGGAGGCTCTGGTTGTGCCTGAGCTGCTCGATGATGTGTTTTCTCTGGGTGAAGGTCCTGTTGAGCTTCTCGTAGCCCTTGACCTCGGCTATCTTCTTGTCCAGCTCCGCTATCTTCCGGGCGTTGGCCTTCTTCTGCTGCTCCAGGGCCTCTATCCTGGAGCCCAGGAACACGCTCGCGCCCACCCCCAGGATGGCCGCCCCCAGGGCGAGGAACAGGGCCGCCACGATGAACGTGGGAACGGGCTTCGGCTTCTTCTTTCTCTTGATGGGAAGAAGGTTGACGCGTATCATCTGTCTCCGGCCCTCCGTATGGCAAGACCCACGGCCACCGCGGCCATGCAGGAGACATCCTCGATGTAGCCGACATCGAACTTGCCGGGGACGTGGACGTTCTTGAAGGGGTTGGCGATGAGCACCTCGAGGCCGACCCGCTGGCTCAGGACCTGGGGAAAGTCCTTGACCAGGGCGCCGCCGCCGCTGAGGACCACCTCGTGCACCTCCTCCTGGGCCGCCGCGCTCCTGAAGTACTCCAGGGAGCGCGCTATCTCGGCCGCTATCTCGTCGGAGGCCGCCGACAGGACGCTCTGCACCTCCTCGGAGGAGACGCCCTGCACGGCCCCGCCCATCTTCAGGCGCTCGGCGTTCTCGAAAGTGACGTCGAATTCCTTCTGAAGGGCTTCCGTGTGGGTGTTGCTGCCCACGGAACTGTCCCGGGTGAAGATGGATGTGCTTCCCTTCAGGACGTTGAGGTTCAGGGTGCTGGCGCCGATGTTCACCAGGGCGACGTTGCGGCCGGGCTCCACCTCGTAGTTGATCTCGTACATGTTGCCCAGGGCGAAGGAGTTGATGTCCACGACTGCGGCGTTCAGGCCGGCGTCCCGCACCACGGCCAGGTACTCGTTGATGATGTCCTTCTTGACGGCCACCAGGATGACTTCCATCTGCCCGGGCTCTTCCTTGGGGCCCAGGATCTGAAAATCGATGTTGACGTCGTCCAGGTCGAAGGGCACGTACTGCTCGGCCTCGAACCGGATGGACTCGCTGAGCTCCTCCTCGGACATCTCCGGCAGCGAGATGCGCCTGATGATGACCGAGGCGTGCCCGGCGATGCCCAGGGCACAGTTCTTGGACTTGACCCTGGCCTTCTTCAGAATCTCCTTGACGGCCTCCACCAGGCGGAGGGAGTCGATGATGGAGCCGTCCACGATGAGCTCCGGCGGCAGGGGCAGCATGTCGAAGGCCTCCAGCTCGTAGCCGTTGCGCTTCTCCTTGAGCTGCACCACCTTGAGGAAACTGGACCCGATGTCCAGCCCTATCGTATCTCTACTTTTTATAAGCATCGTCTATAAAAACAAATCCGTCCGGGGTTGTCAAGGTTTTTCCATACGATTTTGCCAGAAAATATAGGGCCATATCAGCGTGTTCTTCATCCATTGGTTTAACCCTGTCCCTCCAGGTGCAGCATCCTTTCCACCCGGAGGAGGCCCTCCTGGGCCCTGCCCACCGCAAACAGAGCGCCCCCGGGGCCCTTGAGCCTTAGAAACTGGCCGTCCTCATATCTGCCGTACTCCCCGGCGCGGACGGGCCGCCCGTGCCGGGCCGCCGCGTAGTCCTTCTCGCCGAGGGCGACCGCTTGAAGATGCGAAAGCGCGGCGTCCACGGAGTACATGGCCTCCGCCTTCTCCGGAAGCTCCCCGGGCCCTGCGGCCTCCTCGGCGCGGAAGCTTCCCACGCGGGTCCTGCGGAGGGCCGTCATGTGGGCCACGGTGCCCAGGGCGCGGCCGATGTCGTCCACCAGGGTGCGGATGTAGGTGCCGCGGGAACAGGAGACCCGGAGGGTGAGGAAGGGAAAATCCATGTCCTCAACCCGGATGTCATGAATGGTGACCGTTCTTGAGGGCCTCTGCACGTCGAGGCCCTTGCGGGCGAGCTTGTGCAGGGCAGTGCCCGAGACCTTGACGGCCGAATACATGGGGGGCTTCTGCGTGACGGTGCCGCGGAACCCCCGAAGGACCCGCTCGACGTCCTCGCGCTCCACCACCATGCCCTCGACGCGCTCGATGACCCGGCCCTGAGAGTCCAGGGTGTCGGTGCGCTCTCCGAACTTCAGCGTGGCCAGGTACTCCTTGCCGAGGTCCATGAGAAAGCGGCTCACCTTGGTGGCCTCTCCCACGCACACCAGGAGCACGCCCGTGGCGATGGGGTCGAGGGTTCCGGCGTGCCCGGCCCTCTTGACGCGGAGGCTCCGCTTCACCTTCGCCACCGCATCATGGGAGGTAATGCCCCCCGGCTTATCCAGGTTGACCACAACATGCACTGGCATCATTGTAGGCTGCCCCTCCGTGGCGATTCCATGAGCAAGGTCACAAATTTTGTCACTGAGAAAAAGAAATCAGCGCAGGCGGATTCCGTAAAGGGAATAGACGAAATGCCCCGTAACGGTATAGGAGTCTTCCTTCCAGACGTCCGGCAGCGGCCAGAAGGGCTCCGCGTCCCGGAGGGCCTTGACGGCGGCCCTGTCCAGCATGTCGTATCCCGAGGTCCTCACCAACTTCACGCTGCCCAGGGAGCCGTCCTTTCTGATGACGAAACGTATCACCAGGTCGCCGTAAACGCCCCTTTCGGCGGCCTCCCGGGGGTAGACCCACACGCCTTCTATCTTCTCCCGGAGCCTCTCCATATAGCCCCGGTACATGAACCCCTCGGTGCTCAGGGTAACGGCATGGTCTCCCTGGCCGGGGGGAGACTTCTGGGCCGGCCCGTTGGAGGCCTTGGCGAGGATTTCGGGGTCGAAAAGCCATTCCCTGCCAGGGGGGGCTTTCTCCGGGGGCTTCTCTTCCTTCTTTTTCTCTGGAGCCTTCCGTGCCGCTTCCTCTTGCGCCATCTTCTCTTTCGGTGCCGGCTTCTCCGCCGCGGGGGCTTCCTTTCCGGTGGCCTCCTTCGGGGCGGCGGCCGGCTTCTTGCCCCGGGGCAGGGGAGGGGCCTCCTCGGGCTTCGGCGCCGCGCGCTTGGCCTCGGGCGGCGGAGGGCTTTTGGGCTGTTCCCTGGGTGGGGTCTTGAGCGTACCGCCCCCGGGGGAGCGCATCACCGTGGGCGGGGGCTCCTCCTTCGGGCTGGGCGGTATCCTGCCCGGGACGACGGGCCGGGCTTGACGAAGCGGCGGGGGCGGCGGGGCCTCCTCGGGCGGCGGCTCCACGAGCCGCACCACGTAGGCTTCCTCCTTCTCGGGGCTCTTGGGCTTTACGTGAGATACCGCCCACAAAGCAGCAAAGTGCACCAGAAGGGAGATGAGGACATATGCTGTCAGGTTGAGTCTTCTTTTCTGTTTCAGCGTACGACTTCCTTAACCCGGCGGGCCTCGGCCCGGGGTCACGAACCGGAGGGCGCCCGCACCGTCATCACCGGGCAGGGGGCGTACCTCACGACCTTTGAAGCGGTGCTTCCGAAAAGCACCCGGTCAAGTCCCTTGCGCCCGTGCGTGCCCATCACGATGAGGTCCGCCCCGTTGTGGGCGGCCCAATTGACGATCTCCTCGTCCGGCGTTCCCCTGAGCTGCACGTACTGGACGTCCTGGAAGCCCTCGAAGTACTGCTTCTTGAAGCGCTCGAACTCCTCCCGGGCGGCCCGCTCCATGTCGCGGTAAAGTTCGACGGTATCCACGCTCAGGGAGTACCAGCCCGTGTCCGCCTGGATGTCGTAAATCACGTGTATGACCACGACCTGCGCACCATAGTGCTCGGCCAGGTCCCGGGCATACCGGGCGGCGTCCCCCGATGCTTCGGAGAAATCGACGGGACAGAGGATTTTCCTTATCCGCATCTCTCATCCCTCCCTCAGGTACCCGGCGGCGTCCTCCGGCGAGGTGTTCAACACGTAGAAACCCGAGCCCCACTCGAAGCCCGACGCCCTCAGGAGCCGGGGGGCCACTTCGATATGCCAGTGGTAGTCCTCCCCCAGGGTGTGCCAGTGGTTTCTCCGGGGAATCCGGTTGGGAGCGGTATGGAGAACGTAACTGTAGGAAGGCCCCTGAAGGACGGTCTTCATCCGCCCGAGGAGGGTGGCCATCACGCCGCCGAGATCGGCCACCTCCTGGCCGGTGATGTCGCGGAAAGCGCACGTGTGCCTCTTGGGGATGACCCAGAACTCGAAGGGGAACTTCGAGGCATAGGGGCAGAAGGCCATGAAGTGCTCGGTCTCCAGAATGACCCGCTCCCCGCTTCGGGCTTCCTCGTCCCTCATGTCGCAGAAGATGCACCGGTCCTTGTACGAGTAATATTCCTTGGCCCCGTCCAGCTCGGTCTTTATCCTCAGGGGGATGACCGGAGCGGCCAGTATCTGCGAATGGGGGTGGGAATTGACCGACCCCGCCAGGACCCCCACGCTCTTGGAGACGAGGATGTAGCGGATGCGCTCGTCCTCCCCTATGGCCATCATGCGCTCGCGATGCATGTGGATGACCGTGCGCATGTGCTCGCTGCCCAGGTCCTCGGTCTGGCGGTCGTGCTCGGGGCTCTCGATGACGATTTCCGTGACCCCGATGCTGTTCATCCTGTCATACATGCCCACCCCGCGCCTGCCGAGGTCGCCGTGGGGGAAAAGCACCGGGGCGGGGCTTCTCACGACCCGCACGGCCCCCAGCGAGGCCACCTCCTCCAGGCTGTCGCCGCCGGGGCAGAGGGGACAGGGGGCCGCCTCTTCCGTCCTTCTTTTCAGGCTCTCATAGGCCCCCGGCTCCCAGGAGTCGCCGAGCACGGCCACCCACCGGCCGATGAGGGGGTCTTTCCTCAGCTCATGCACGTTTGCACCTTCTCGTAGATGAGTCCGAGCCCCTTGAGCGTGAGCCAGGGCTCCAGGGCATCCACCCTCCGGAGGAGGGGCGCCACCAGGCCGGCAGCCCCTCCGGTGACAACCACCGTGTAGGCCTCTCCCGTCTCCCGCTCCGCGACCTCGATGACCTTCTCCACAGCCCCTGCCGTCCCATATATGATACCAGAGAGGATGTTCTCTTTCGTGTCCCTGCCCACCGCGGCGCCTGCCCTGCCGGGCCGCACCCGGGGGAGCTGCGCGGTCCCCTCCGCCAGGGACCGGGCCATGAGGTCCACCCCCGGCAGGATGGCTCCTCCCCGGTAGACGCCCAAAGAGCTTCCACCCCTCGCGGGGGTTACGAAATTCACGGTCGTGGCGGTCCCCACGTCCACCACGGCCACCGGGGGGCCAAGGAGGGCCGCGGCGGCCACTGCCGCGGCCACCCTGTCCATGCCCACCGCCTCGGGCTCTTTGAGGTCGAAAGCCAGAAGGGCCCCGGCATCCCTGTAGCTTACGAGCAGGGGACGCACGCCCAAAACGCGCTCAACCCCCTGGAGGAAAATCCCCGTCAGCTCCGGGACGACGGAGGAGACGGCGGCCCCTGCGGGGACGGTGGCGCCAAGAAATTTTCTTATCAGATTTGCCCATTCCTGCGCCTCCCTGCCGGCCCGGGGAAAGGCCTCCGCCCTGAAGGCGGCGCCCGGAAGGCCCATCCTGATGGAGGAATTCCCTATGTCGATGGCCAAAACGGACATTCTTTCATTATACTCGGGCCCGGAGGCTCTTTTCGAACCGCACCGGGCGCTGCCCGCCGGACACGGTCCGGAGCGACCAGCCAACGGGCCGGAGCGACAGGACAATCGAAACGGCAATGCGGGCGAACCCGCCTCGAAAGAATTTTTTCGCGAGGCTTCAAGGCCATAGTTAAGACTAGAACCTGTCTCAAAATTGACTCATCTATGCCGTCATGCCCGCGGACTGTAAGCGGGCATCCAGAAAGGCTTGAAAAGCCTGGATGCCCGCCTTCGCGGGAATGACACGGAAGACACGTTGAACGTGAAATGGGGATTTTGAGATAGGTTCTAACCGGTTGGGGCTAACGGTCAGGGCCGACTGGTGAGGACCAACTGGTTGGGGCTAACCGGTTGGCAAGAGGGTGGTCCGTCAGCGGAGCATGACGACGTCGCCCGAGCTGACGCTTTGCACCTCGCCTTCCGGAGTCCTCACCAGGAGACGGCCTTCACCGTCTATGTCCAGGGCCGTCCCCTCCAATGTGCCCTCAACGGACTGGACGCGCACCTTGCGGCCCCGGGTGCAGGAGAGGGCACGCCACCGCGTGCGAAGCGGCCCGCCCCCTTCTTCGGAGAGGGCCTTCAGCTCCTTGATGAGGGCGTTGGCGATGGCCGCCGCCAGAGGCGCGCGCCGGAACCTCCGTCCGGATTGAAGGAGAAGGGACGTGGCAGTGGGGGCGATGTCGGGGGGGAACTCCGCGCCGTTGACGTTCACCCCGATGCCCGCTACGGCGGTGAGGACGCGCTCCGGGTCGGTGCGCATCTCAAGGAGGATGCCCCCCAGTTTCCGGCCGGAGACCACGAGGTCGTTGGGCCATTTTATGCGTATATCCAGCCCCGAGGCCTCCCTGAGGGCCCCGGCCGCCGC is part of the Nitrospirota bacterium genome and encodes:
- a CDS encoding universal stress protein, with translation MRIRKILCPVDFSEASGDAARYARDLAEHYGAQVVVIHVIYDIQADTGWYSLSVDTVELYRDMERAAREEFERFKKQYFEGFQDVQYVQLRGTPDEEIVNWAAHNGADLIVMGTHGRKGLDRVLFGSTASKVVRYAPCPVMTVRAPSGS
- a CDS encoding PilN domain-containing protein; protein product: MIRVNLLPIKRKKKPKPVPTFIVAALFLALGAAILGVGASVFLGSRIEALEQQKKANARKIAELDKKIAEVKGYEKLNRTFTQRKHIIEQLRHNQSLPARVLDEMAQRLSNGVWLTAASISGNKVNISGVGFSNADIVNYVQSMKDSALFTNVTLLESVKATLSGVAAYKFKMTFGIVKETNGA
- a CDS encoding galactose-1-phosphate uridylyltransferase, giving the protein MHELRKDPLIGRWVAVLGDSWEPGAYESLKRRTEEAAPCPLCPGGDSLEEVASLGAVRVVRSPAPVLFPHGDLGRRGVGMYDRMNSIGVTEIVIESPEHDRQTEDLGSEHMRTVIHMHRERMMAIGEDERIRYILVSKSVGVLAGSVNSHPHSQILAAPVIPLRIKTELDGAKEYYSYKDRCIFCDMRDEEARSGERVILETEHFMAFCPYASKFPFEFWVIPKRHTCAFRDITGQEVADLGGVMATLLGRMKTVLQGPSYSYVLHTAPNRIPRRNHWHTLGEDYHWHIEVAPRLLRASGFEWGSGFYVLNTSPEDAAGYLREG
- a CDS encoding pilus assembly protein PilP, which translates into the protein MRKLRAMAVLALLMALSAQALGTGAGAQSDSFEIRKDAYRYKSANKRDPFVSIVQAAKLKREKEASKGLFPLEEYDLSQMKVRAIIKDPRRHYALVTLPDGKSYTVTEGMSMGIHGGTVQRITLEKIVVREMVADYKGVVKPLDTVLRLRSEEVQ
- the pilQ gene encoding type IV pilus secretin PilQ, which gives rise to MIRRAVFLFLIFPVLILSGCATTGGPGAGSKGLQAVHATGVEVRDNAVELTMDGDFPSSYTVYKPDDPFTVVVDMPGVQMGKAPAETQSEKKGISEVRLSEVQEPSRHLRMEVLLTEPAELLPRKEGNALVLAVAGTEPGPEQMMGASSSGETPEDPATAITDISFRVSEKTLKLIIKGNGRLESQIFTLDDRIIVDIPDVAMEASIPDKVLKPVTAIRTGAYDGKTRIVVEVEEGTEFAAKGGDGAVVLAIPLKVQLPEAEITEAEELAAPPPEQEKEAPKPLHREYTGKLISLDFQDADIVPIFRFIGDVAGVNVVIHPSVKGKITLKLLNVPWDQALDIVLEISNLGKSFEDNILKIAPNEVFTKQKEEEARLKGARVKAARLVQHAIHLKHIDANDLEKRLQESKALSPRGTVRIDERTNTLIVNDTEENIKDILEREVPFWDTPEHGVLQVMIEAKIVEVSTNTTRQLGIRWGGSFDESALGFTSNPTQVDFSVNTPVRAAGPAAVAPGSIISVGYTDTVSVNLSLEALETVSKVRNLANPKVLTIDKQPASIKQGVQIPFSTVSSEGTKTEFQEATLSLEVTPEIQPNGILKLQVMAKNDRPQQVADQTGINKQEIKTQALVKDGETLVLGGIYTSTEEEQIDQVPILGRIPLLGWLFKVKRTNVNPRELLIFITPKIVGDG
- the pilO gene encoding type 4a pilus biogenesis protein PilO; the protein is MALNVDTARLQKLPKAARIALEVAAVLVVLVPFIFLSILPKHKQIGALKQQISAQEKDIAKKQSMAAQLDELKAKNAELKAKLRELEEQLPEEKEISSLLRQVSDLGLESGLQILQWRPAQRRKHASGVVYEIPVKVSMKGSYHKLGTFFARLTRLNRIVNISNIQLGSPRLAGKEAELSIGFSAVTFTAVSEGGLAK
- a CDS encoding type III pantothenate kinase, with amino-acid sequence MSVLAIDIGNSSIRMGLPGAAFRAEAFPRAGREAQEWANLIRKFLGATVPAGAAVSSVVPELTGIFLQGVERVLGVRPLLVSYRDAGALLAFDLKEPEAVGMDRVAAAVAAAALLGPPVAVVDVGTATTVNFVTPARGGSSLGVYRGGAILPGVDLMARSLAEGTAQLPRVRPGRAGAAVGRDTKENILSGIIYGTAGAVEKVIEVAERETGEAYTVVVTGGAAGLVAPLLRRVDALEPWLTLKGLGLIYEKVQTCMS
- a CDS encoding biotin--[acetyl-CoA-carboxylase] ligase, whose protein sequence is MKASHSEPLLRIFLRDREKHHSGEALGRALGVSRAALWKRVEALRGEGFSIEALPGKGYRLASAPDLSAREVRALLAAPHPVLLFDEVGSTNDVALARALGGAPHGTVVMAHGQSEGRGRRGRRWFSPRGENLYMSVVLRPRMAPREAGLLTLAAAVAAAGALREASGLDIRIKWPNDLVVSGRKLGGILLEMRTDPERVLTAVAGIGVNVNGAEFPPDIAPTATSLLLQSGRRFRRAPLAAAIANALIKELKALSEEGGGPLRTRWRALSCTRGRKVRVQSVEGTLEGTALDIDGEGRLLVRTPEGEVQSVSSGDVVMLR
- the truB gene encoding tRNA pseudouridine(55) synthase TruB, encoding MMPVHVVVNLDKPGGITSHDAVAKVKRSLRVKRAGHAGTLDPIATGVLLVCVGEATKVSRFLMDLGKEYLATLKFGERTDTLDSQGRVIERVEGMVVEREDVERVLRGFRGTVTQKPPMYSAVKVSGTALHKLARKGLDVQRPSRTVTIHDIRVEDMDFPFLTLRVSCSRGTYIRTLVDDIGRALGTVAHMTALRRTRVGSFRAEEAAGPGELPEKAEAMYSVDAALSHLQAVALGEKDYAAARHGRPVRAGEYGRYEDGQFLRLKGPGGALFAVGRAQEGLLRVERMLHLEGQG
- a CDS encoding energy transducer TonB is translated as MVRLVEPPPEEAPPPPPLRQARPVVPGRIPPSPKEEPPPTVMRSPGGGTLKTPPREQPKSPPPPEAKRAAPKPEEAPPLPRGKKPAAAPKEATGKEAPAAEKPAPKEKMAQEEAARKAPEKKKEEKPPEKAPPGREWLFDPEILAKASNGPAQKSPPGQGDHAVTLSTEGFMYRGYMERLREKIEGVWVYPREAAERGVYGDLVIRFVIRKDGSLGSVKLVRTSGYDMLDRAAVKALRDAEPFWPLPDVWKEDSYTVTGHFVYSLYGIRLR
- the pilM gene encoding type IV pilus assembly protein PilM, giving the protein MLIKSRDTIGLDIGSSFLKVVQLKEKRNGYELEAFDMLPLPPELIVDGSIIDSLRLVEAVKEILKKARVKSKNCALGIAGHASVIIRRISLPEMSEEELSESIRFEAEQYVPFDLDDVNIDFQILGPKEEPGQMEVILVAVKKDIINEYLAVVRDAGLNAAVVDINSFALGNMYEINYEVEPGRNVALVNIGASTLNLNVLKGSTSIFTRDSSVGSNTHTEALQKEFDVTFENAERLKMGGAVQGVSSEEVQSVLSAASDEIAAEIARSLEYFRSAAAQEEVHEVVLSGGGALVKDFPQVLSQRVGLEVLIANPFKNVHVPGKFDVGYIEDVSCMAAVAVGLAIRRAGDR